One region of Ictalurus punctatus breed USDA103 chromosome 6, Coco_2.0, whole genome shotgun sequence genomic DNA includes:
- the abcb11a gene encoding bile salt export pump isoform X1 — translation MKKTNLSIDHEHIETCHDKATESRTGGDKRGEKGLGVGFFQLFRFATWLDIVMMVVGGLCALVHGAASPLMLLVYSKMTNTFVAYELESQELADPNKVCINNTVTWTNGTLVEQGDNTTVHCGVDIEAQMTMFAYYYVGIGVGVLILSYFQIALWVSAAAKQTQRIRKIYFKNIMSMEIGWFDCNSVGEMNTRISDDINKINNAIADQVAIFIERISTFIFGFLVGFVGGWKLTLVVIAVSPLIGLAAGLMAVAVARLTGRELQAYAKAGSIADEVLSAIRTVTAFGGEDKETERYDKNLEEAQTWGVKKGTIIGVFQGYLWCIIFLCYALAFWYGSKLVIDTKELTPGTLIQVFFGVLMGAMNLGQASPCLEAFASGRAAAKSIFETIDRVPKIDCFSEEGHKLESVKGDIEFHHIHFNYPSRPEVKILDDLHLLVKAGETTAFVGPSGSGKSTAVQLIQRFYDPQRGMVTLDGHDLRSLNIQWLRSLIGIVEQEPVLFATTIAENIRYGRPGVSREEVIQASKEANAYNFIMDLPQNFDTLVGEGGGQMSGGQKQRIAIARALVRNPKILLLDMATSALDNESEAVVQEALDKARIGRTTITIAHRLSTIRNADVIVGFEHGRAVERGTHKQLMSRQGVYFTLVTLQEQRSMNPQTDKTSEASNLEDDRIEQITSFSRGSYGSSLRRSLRIRSQSQMSNHFIDAISGEIKFDSESLEIKALREAKKIDDVEELTESAPVARILKYNQPEWLYLLTGSLAAGINGSFNPIYALLFSQIIGTFAIRDLDEQREQIDGICVLFVSVGVMSFFSQFLQGFAFAKSGELLTRRLRKIGFQAMLRQEIGWFDDPNNSPGALTTRLATDASMVQGATGSQIGMIVNSLTNIGASLVIAYYFSWKLSLVVTCFLPLIGLSGVIQVKMLTGFANEDKKAMEVAGQVSSEAMANIRTVAGLSKEKQFVALYEQQLDAPYKAAKKKANIYAICFAFAQCIIFMAYAASFRYGGYLVNFEGLHYVVVFRVITALITSGTALGRASSFTPDYAKAKIAAAQFFKLLDRVPKISSSQEGRRWNNFKGRIEFKNCRFTYPSRPNIQVLRGLEVEVSPGQTLAFVGSSGCGKSTSVQLLERFYDPDQGQVLIDGHPSHEINVPFLRSQIGIVSQEPVLFDCTIAENIQYGANSQSVTMEEVIEASKKAYLHDFVMSLPDRYETQVGAHGSQLSRGQKQRIAIARAIIRNPKILLLDEATSALDTESEKTVQAALDEARCGRTCIVIAHRLSTIQNADIIAVMSQGVVIEKGTHEELMTKKGAYHKLVTTGAPIS, via the exons ATGAAGAAAACTAATCTGAGCATCGATCATGAGCATATAGAAACATGTCATGATAAAG CCACAGAAAGTAG AACTGGTGGTGAcaaaagaggagagaagggCCTTGGTGTTGGCTTTTTCCAACTGTTTCGCTTTGCTACATGGCTAGATATTGTGATGATGGTAGTTGGAGGGTTGTGTGCACTTGTCCATGGTGCTGCCTCTCCTCTCATGCTGCTAGTCTACAGCAAGATGACTAACACCTTTGTAGCCTATGAGCTGGAGAGTCAGGAACTAGCTGATCCCAACAAAGTCTGCATCAATAACACTGTCACCTGGACTAATGGGACCCTAGTGGAGCAGGGAGATAATACCActgtgcattgtgg TGTAGATATTGAGGCACAGATGACCATGTTTGCTTATTATTATGTTGGCATTGGAGTGGGTGTTCTAATTCTTAGTTATTTTCAG ATTGCTCTGTGGGTCTCTGCAGCTGCAAAGCAAACACAGAGAATCCGAAAAATATACTTCAAGAATATCATGAGCATGGAAATTGGATGGTTTGACTGCAATTCTGTTGGAGAGATGAACACAAGAATATCTGA TGATATTAACAAAATCAACAATGCTATAGCAGATCAAGTGGCCATCTTTATTGAGAGGATTTCTACATTTATCTTTGGTTTTCTGGTGGGCTTTGTTGGAGGATGGAAGTTGACACTGGTGGTGATTGCAGTAAGCCCTCTGATTGGATTGGCAGCAGGACTCATGGCTGTA GCAGTTGCAAGGCTGACAGGTCGTGAGTTGCAGGCCTATGCTAAAGCAGGATCTATAGCTGATGAAGTCCTCTCTGCCATCAGAACGGTTACAGCATTTGGAGGAGAGGACAAGGAGACTGAAAG ATATGACAAGAATCTCGAGGAGGCGCAGACATGGGGGGTGAAGAAAGGAACTATCATTGGTGTATTCCAGGGTTATCTGTGGTGCATCATCTTCCTTTGTTATGCTCTTGCCTTCTGGTATGGATCCAAACTTGTCATTGATACCAAAGAGCTCACACCTGGAACCCTCATCCAG GTGTTCTTTGGTGTGCTTATGGGAGCCATGAATCTGGGTCAAGCCTCTCCATGTCTAGAGGCCTTCGCTTCTGGTCGTGCTGCAGCCAAGAGCATCTTTGAAACCATTGACAGG GTCCCAAAAATAGATTGTTTCTCCGAAGAAGGGCACAAGTTAGAGAGTGTGAAAGGTGACATTGAATTCCACCATATTCATTTCAACTATCCCTCCAGACCTGAAGTAAAG ATTTTAGATGATTTACACTTACTGGTTAAAGCTGGGGAGACTACAGCATTTGTTGGACCTAGTGGATCTGGAAAAAGTACAGCCGTCCAACTTATTCAAAGATTTTATGACCCTCAACGAGGAATG GTCACCCTAGATGGACATGACCTTAGGAGTCTGAATATCCAGTGGCTGCGTTCACTGATAGGCATTGTAGAACAGGAACCGGTTCTCTTTGCCACAACCATTGCAGAGAACATCCGCTATGGCCGACCAGGGGTCAGCAGAGAAGAGGTTATACAGGCTTCTAAAGAGGCCAATGCTTATAACTTTATCATGGACCTGCCACAG AATTTTGATACACTGGTTGGAGAGGGTGGCGGTCAGATGAGTGGTGGGCAGAAGCAGAGGATTGCAATCGCTCGAGCACTGGTCAGAAACCCCAAAATCCTTCTGCTGGACATGGCCACCTCAGCCCTGGACAATGAGAGTGAAGCTGTAGTGCAGGAGGCACTGGACAAG GCCCGCATAGGCAGAACCACCATCACTATTGCTCATCGTCTGTCTACAATCCGTAATGCTGATGTGATTGTGGGTTTTGAACATGGCCGTGCTGTGGAGAGgggcacacacaaacaattaatGAGCAGACAGGGAGTCTATTTTACTCTTGTTACACTCCAGGAGCAAAGAAGCATGAATCCCCAAACAGACAAAA CATCTGAAGCCAGCAATCTTGAGGATGATAGAATTGAGCAGATAACAAGTTTCAGTAGAGGAAGCTATGGGTCAAGTTTAAG GCGATCCTTGCGAATCAGGTCACAGTCCCAAATGTCAAACCACTTCATTGATGCTATATCTGGAGAAATTAAGTTTGATTCTGAGAGCCTTGAAATTAAGGCACTGAGAGAAGCAAAG aaaattGATGACGTAGAAGAGCTGACTGAATCAGCACCAGTGGCTCGAATTCTGAAGTACAACCAGCCTGAATGGCTGTACTTGTTGACCGGCTCTTTAGCAGCAGGTATAAATGGATCCTTCAATCCTATATACGCCCTCTTATTCAGCCAGATTATAGGG acatTTGCTATCAGAGACCTGGATGAACAAAGAGAGCAAATTGATGGAATCTgtgttctctttgtctctgtgggAGTTATGAGTTTCTTCTCACAGTTCCTGCAA GGGTTTGCCTTTGCTAAGTCTGGTGAGCTACTGACTCGGAGGCTAAGGAAGATTGGTTTCCAGGCAATGCTCAGACAGGAAATCGGATGGTTTGATGATCCGAACAACAGCCCTGGAGCTCTTACCACTAGACTCGCTACTGATGCATCCATGGTGCAAGGG GCTACTGGCTCTCAGATCGGCATGATTGTGAACTCTCTGACAAACATTGGAGCCTCTTTAGTCATTGCATACTATTTTAGCTGGAAGCTAAGTTTGGTAGTGACATGCTTCCTCCCTCTTATTGGCCTCTCTGGAGTCATCCAAGTTAAAATGCTGACTGGCTTTGCTAATGAGGACAAGAAAGCAATGGAGGTGGCAGGACAG GTGTCCAGTGAAGCTATGGCCAACATCAGGACAGTTGCAGGCCTATCTAAAGAGAAACAGTTTGTGGCTTTGTATGAGCAGCAGCTGGATGCACCCTACAAAGCAGCCAAGAAGAAGGCTAACATCTATGCCATCTGCTTTGCTTTTGCCCAATGTATTATCTTCATGGCATATGCAGCCTCATTTAGATATGGTGGCTATTTGGTTAATTTTGAAGGCCTGCACTATGTGGTCGTTTTCAG AGTAATCACTGCCCTTATAACCAGTGGCACAGCTCTTGGAAGAGCTTCATCTTTCACGCCAGACTATGCCAAAGCCAAAATTGCTGCTGCCCAGTTCTTCAAATTACTTGACAGAGTCCCTAAAATCAGCAGTAGTCAGGAGGGAAGAAGATGG AATAACTTTAAGGGTAGGATTGAGTTCAAAAACTGTAGGTTTACCTATCCAAGCCGGCCTAACATCCAGGTGCTGAGGGGACTGGAGGTGGAAGTGAGCCCCGGCCAGACTCTTGCATTTGTGGGCAGTAGCGGTTGTGGCAAGAGCACAAGCGTTCAACTACTGGAAAGATTTTATGACCCAGACCAGGGCCAAGTG CTGATAGACGGACACCCATCCCATGAAATTAATGTACCATTCCTGAGGTCTCAGATTGGAATTGTATCTCAGGAGCCTGTGCTTTTTGACTGCACAATAGCAGAAAACATCCAGTATGGAGCTAACTCACAGTCCGTCACCATGGAGGAGGTCATAGAGGCTTCGAAGAAGGcttatctgcatgattttgtgaTGAGTCTACCTGAT AGATATGAGACTCAGGTTGGAGCACATGGTTCTCAGCTGTCTAGAGGGCAGAAGCAGCGTATTGCGATTGCTCGCGCCATTATCAGAAACCCAAAAATCCTTCTGCTGGATGAGGCTACCTCTGCCCTAGACACAGAAAGTGAGAAG ACAGTTCAGGCAGCGTTGGATGAAGCTCGATGTGGCCGCACCTGCATTGTCATTGCGCACAGACTCTCCACCATTCAAAATGCTGATATCATTGCAGTGATGTCTCAAGGTGTTGTTATTGAGAAAGGCACACATGAAGAGCTTATGACTAAGAAAGGGGCCTATCACAAGCTGGTTACTACAGGTGCACCCATAAGTTAA